CCTGTTCAACATCAACGCCGAAGCCCTGCTCGGCACTGACGCCGAGCAGCGCGTGAACGACAAGCTGCAGGTTCCGGCGGGGCAGACGCGGTATCAGATCTTTGTGATGTGCATGCCCGCCATGGCAGCGGCGCCGCACTAGGGTTCGCTCGTCGGTCGGGATACAAACGGAAACAGACTGTTCCTGACTGACACGGATACGAACCGGTAGGAACTGATAGCAACAGATCAAACAACAGAAACAATGAATGGTCGCCGCTCGCGAGCCGGATCGCGCGGTGATCACGCGGAGCGGATCCATCGTGTCTGTTGCTATCCGTTCGTATCCGTGTCAGTCAGGAACCGTTTATTCTGTTGCTATCCCCGTAACACCGACGCGCGACCCTATCCGTCCATCGGCCACTCCACCGCGCCGGAGTGCGTCACCGCGCCCTGATGCGCCGGGCCGACCAGGCGGGTGTACTTCTCCAGCACCCCGCCGAGTCGCACCGGAACGGCCGCCGGCAATGCGGCCAGTCGCTCGGCCAATTCGGTGTCGCTGAGTTCCACCGTGATACGGCGCGCCACAGGCCGTGCGTCGATCGAGATGATATCTCCATCGCGCAGCAGGGCGATCGGGCCTCTATCGGCCGCTTCCGGCCCCGCATGGCCGATGCACAGGCCGCGGGTGGCTCCGCTGAAGCGGCCGTCGGTCAGCAAGGCCACGTCGGCCCCCATACCCTGACCGTAGATCAGCGCGGTGATGCCGAGCATCTCGCGCATGCCGGGGCCGCCGCGCGGGCCCTCGTTGCGAATCACCAGCACGTCTCCGCGGGCGTATTGCTGGTCGCGCACCGCCACCTGGGCGTGCTCCTCCGATTCGAACACCCGGGCGGGACCGCGATGCACCAGGGTGGTGAGTCCCGCGGTCTTCAGTAGGGCGCCGTCAGGGCAGAGGTTACCGGTCAGCATGGTCACGCCGCCGTCGGTCGAGCGGGCGTTCGCCACCGTGCGTACCACGTCACCGTCGGGCAGCGCCGCGCTCTCGAGCTCCTTCGCCAGCGTGAGCCCCGTGTACGTGAGGCAGTCGCCGTGGAGTGCGCCCGCCTCGAGCAGCGCGCGCATGACCACGCCGGCGCCGCCCACGTGGTACAGGTCGCGCGCCAGAAATCGGCCGCCGGGTTGCAGGTCGGCGATCAGGGGCGTGCGCGCAAAGACCGCGGCCACGTCGTCCAGGTGGAAACGGATCCCGGCCTCGTGCGCGATCGCAGGTAGATGCAACGCGGCGTTGGTGGAACCGCCGGTAGCCGAGACCACGGCGCACGCGTTCTCCAGCGAGACGCGTGTGACGATGTCGCGCGGTAGCGGACCGTCGCCCATCACGGCCCTCATCAGCGCGACGCCGGCCCGACGCATGAGCGGGGCCCGCTCGCTGTACACAGCGGGAATCATGCTCGAGCCGATGGGGGCGAGCCCCAGCGCCTCCGACACCATGCCCATCGTATTCGCGGTGAACTGACCGGCGCAGGACCCCGCCGTGGGCAGACACGAATGCGTGATCTCGCGCAGATCGTCGGGTGTCGCTTCGTTGGCGAGTACCTTGCCGATCATCTCGTACGTTTCGCCGATGTTCGTATCGCGTCCGCGGAAATGGCCCGGCAGCGCGGCGCCCCCATGCACGAACACGCCGGGCACATTGCAGCGTACGATGCCCATCATGAGGCCGGGCAGATTCTTGTCGCATCCACCGATCGCGAAGATACCATCCCACTGATGTCCGCGAGTGGATGCCTCGACACTGTCGGCGATGATCTCGCGCGAAACCAGCGAGAAGCGCATACCGCTGTGCGCGATCGATAATCCATCCGACACCGACGCCACCGGACATTCGTGCGGCATGCCGCCTGCGGCGTAGATCCCCGTTTTCGCATGCAGGGCCTGATCGCGCAGCAACATGTTGCACGGGCTCATCTCGCCGCCCGTGTGAAACACGCCGATGTGCGGCCGCGCGATCTCGTCGTCATCCTGCCCGAGGGCGTGCAGAAACGCCCGCGTCGGTGCGCGCAGCATGCCCTCGTGAATGTTGGCCGAGCGGAAGCGCTTGGTCATACGGTGTGGTCGACGAACAGTTTGATGACGCGTGAGACATCGGGATCGGCGCCGATGCTTTCGACCTGGCTGGCTTCCAGCAACAGCGCCGCCGCGCGTGTTGCCATCGGCGCGTAGGCCCCGCACTCGCCAGCCAAGCGAACGACCTGGTCGATGTCCTTGCGGAAGGTTCCGAGTCCGCCGATGCGCGGCGCGTCCACACCCGATGCCATGCGAGGGCCGAAAACCTGCAGCGGCAAGGAGTCGGCAAAACCACCAGCCATCGCGCCGGGCAGTCGTGCCGCGTCGATGCCCGATTTGTTCGCGAAGGCGAGCATCTCGGCGATCGTCACAAGATTGCAGGCCACGATCATCTGGTTGCAACTCTTGGTCAACTGACCGGCACCATGTCCGCCCATGTGCGTCACCCGCTGCGACAGCGCGTCGAACACCGCGGCCGCGCGCGCGATGTCGTCGGCGTTTCCACCCGCGAACACGATGAGTCTGCCGGCGCGCGCCAGCGGCAGTCCACCCGACACCGGCGCATCGATCCATCGTGCACCGCAAGTGCCGGCCAATCGCTCGGCCATCTCACGCGTGGTATCGGGCGCGATGCTCGACAGATCGATCAGCAGCTGCCCCTCGCGCAGCACAGCGTCGATGCCCTGCGGTCCGAATACGACGTCGTGTACCGCGACGGTGTTGGTGAGACACAAGCACACGATATCGCAGGATTCGGCCAGCGCACGCGGCGATTCGGCCAACGTGGCGCCGAATTCCACCAGCGGCGTGGCCTTGTCGAGCGTGCGGTTCCACACCGACACCGATAGGCCGCACTCGAGCAACCGCTGCACCATCGGCGTGCCGATGAGCCCTGTACCGATGAATCCGACGCGAGGTCGCGCCACGATATCAGGCATAGAGATGCAACCCGTTGTCCATCCGAATCACTTCGCCCGTGATGCCGGGGGCACCCGCCACCAGGAAGTACGCCAACGCCGCCACTTCGGTCACCTCGAGCAACCGTGGCAACGCTTGCGTGACGAGATACTTCTCCTCAACGGCCTTGAGCTGCTCGCCGTCGAGCACGCGACTGGGCAGTCCGCCGCTTACGTAACCGGGCGCGATAGCATTCACGCGAATGTGCGGCGCCAGCGCGCGTGCCAGCGACAGCGTGAGCGTACTCACCGCGCCCTTCGACGCGGCGTACGCCACACTCGATCCCAGCCCCGCCGTGCCGGCGATACTCGAGAGATTGACCACCGCACCGCGTCCCGACTCGCGCAGCAGATCGCGACAGGCGCGGATCATGCGAAAGGTGCCGGTGAGATTCACGTCGTACGTGCGCGCAAATTCACTCTCCGGCAACGCGTCGAGATCGGCGTGCGGTATGAAGCGCGTCGTGCCAGCACAGTTCACCAGTGCGTCGGTGCGTCCGAAGCGCTCGTGCATCGTGGCCGCGGCGGCGTGGCAGCTGTCGTCGCTGGTGACATTGAGCAGCACGACCTCCGCACGCGCCCCGAGCGCCGTGCATTCGCTGGCGACGGACTCGGCCGCGGCGCGGGTGTCGTCGTCGAGCGTGCAGATGCCGACGTCCCAGCCGTGGCTGGCGAAGGTGCGGGCGCAGGCGGCACCGATACCGGTGGCTGCGCCGGTGATGAGGCAGACGGGTCTTGCGGGGGAGGTCATGCGGGAGAGCTTACCGGTGGGGAGGGGAATCGTCCACTCGCCCGGCGAGACAATCCTTGGAGTGCAACATGCTGGAGACATCACGGTGGGTCCTGCTGGCCGTATTCGCGGGCACCATGGCTCTCGTGGCGCTGTCGGATGCCGTTCAACCGCGACCGCAACCCGCACGTCCTGCGTCGTTCCTGTACGTCTGGACGGGCGATGCCGATACCACGAGCTCGGACTTTTTGGCTGTG
This region of Gemmatimonas groenlandica genomic DNA includes:
- a CDS encoding SDR family NAD(P)-dependent oxidoreductase — translated: MTSPARPVCLITGAATGIGAACARTFASHGWDVGICTLDDDTRAAAESVASECTALGARAEVVLLNVTSDDSCHAAAATMHERFGRTDALVNCAGTTRFIPHADLDALPESEFARTYDVNLTGTFRMIRACRDLLRESGRGAVVNLSSIAGTAGLGSSVAYAASKGAVSTLTLSLARALAPHIRVNAIAPGYVSGGLPSRVLDGEQLKAVEEKYLVTQALPRLLEVTEVAALAYFLVAGAPGITGEVIRMDNGLHLYA
- a CDS encoding NAD(P)-dependent oxidoreductase: MPDIVARPRVGFIGTGLIGTPMVQRLLECGLSVSVWNRTLDKATPLVEFGATLAESPRALAESCDIVCLCLTNTVAVHDVVFGPQGIDAVLREGQLLIDLSSIAPDTTREMAERLAGTCGARWIDAPVSGGLPLARAGRLIVFAGGNADDIARAAAVFDALSQRVTHMGGHGAGQLTKSCNQMIVACNLVTIAEMLAFANKSGIDAARLPGAMAGGFADSLPLQVFGPRMASGVDAPRIGGLGTFRKDIDQVVRLAGECGAYAPMATRAAALLLEASQVESIGADPDVSRVIKLFVDHTV
- the ilvD gene encoding dihydroxy-acid dehydratase — its product is MTKRFRSANIHEGMLRAPTRAFLHALGQDDDEIARPHIGVFHTGGEMSPCNMLLRDQALHAKTGIYAAGGMPHECPVASVSDGLSIAHSGMRFSLVSREIIADSVEASTRGHQWDGIFAIGGCDKNLPGLMMGIVRCNVPGVFVHGGAALPGHFRGRDTNIGETYEMIGKVLANEATPDDLREITHSCLPTAGSCAGQFTANTMGMVSEALGLAPIGSSMIPAVYSERAPLMRRAGVALMRAVMGDGPLPRDIVTRVSLENACAVVSATGGSTNAALHLPAIAHEAGIRFHLDDVAAVFARTPLIADLQPGGRFLARDLYHVGGAGVVMRALLEAGALHGDCLTYTGLTLAKELESAALPDGDVVRTVANARSTDGGVTMLTGNLCPDGALLKTAGLTTLVHRGPARVFESEEHAQVAVRDQQYARGDVLVIRNEGPRGGPGMREMLGITALIYGQGMGADVALLTDGRFSGATRGLCIGHAGPEAADRGPIALLRDGDIISIDARPVARRITVELSDTELAERLAALPAAVPVRLGGVLEKYTRLVGPAHQGAVTHSGAVEWPMDG